One region of Macadamia integrifolia cultivar HAES 741 unplaced genomic scaffold, SCU_Mint_v3 scaffold976, whole genome shotgun sequence genomic DNA includes:
- the LOC122070698 gene encoding rhamnogalacturonan I rhamnosyltransferase 1-like produces MCRFEESENKSDYGVEKKEEGRRWQMGFKYLGESKVEKTKSSVMPRSCMKLWMIRATTTLLLWTCVVQLTALGEMWGPRVLKGWPSCFTPGSRLAAEISSAPAKILLPPKRFYKNNGYLMVSCNGGLNQMRSAICDMVAIARYLNVTLIVPELDKASFWNDPSEFQDIFDVDHFITSLRGEVRILKELPPRLKRRVELGRVHSMPPISWSNISYYLYQILPLIQKYKVLHLNKTDSRLANNGLPIDIQKLRCRVNFNALRFTPQIEELGRRVIRLLRQRGAFLVLHLRYEMDMLAFSGCTQGCNDDEVEELTRMRYAYPWWKEKVINSDLKRKDGLCPLTPEETGLILRALDVDRDIQIYIAAGEIYGGERRMASLRAAYPNLVRKETLLESSDLRFFQNHSSQMAALDYLVSLQSDIFVPTYDGNMAKVVEGHRRFLGFKKTILLDRKLLVDLIDQYNDGLLGWEKFSSLVKEVHLNRMGNPTKRVVIPDRPKEEDYFYANPEECFQSVEPLDSI; encoded by the exons ATGTGCAGATTTGAGGAATCTGAGAACAAATCGGATTACGGGGtggagaagaaggaggaaggGAGACGGTGGCAGATGGGCTTCAAGTATCTAGGAGAGAGTAAAGTTGAGAAAACGAAGAGTTCTGTGATGCCTCGTTCGTGCATGAAGCTATGGATGATCCGGGCGACCACTACATTATTGCTCTGGACTTGCGTTGTTCAGTTGACGGCACTGGGGGAAATGTGGGGGCCGAGGGTTTTGAAGGGTTGGCCGTCTTGCTTTACCCCGGGTTCTCGTTTGGCCGCAGAAATATCTTCAGCTCCTGCAAAAATTTTATTGCCGCCCAAAA GGTTTTACAAGAACAATGGTTATCTGATGGTTTCATGCAATGGAGGACTTAATCAGATGCGGTCAGCG ATATGTGACATGGTTGCAATTGCAAGATATTTGAATGTTACACTTATTGTGCCTGAGTTGGATAAAGCCTCCTTCTGGAATGATCCCAG TGAATTCCAGGACATATTTGATGTGGATCATTTCATTACATCCTTGAGAGGTGAGGTTCGGATTTTGAAAGAACTTCCGCCTAGGCTTAAGAGAAGAGTGGAGCTAGGAAGGGTACACTCAATGCCACCCATTAGTTGGTCTAACATTTCATACTATCTGTATCAG ATTCTTCCTCTGATACAGAAGTACAAGGTTTTGCATTTAAACAAAACTGATTCTCGACTTGCTAATAATGGTCTACCAATAGATATTCAGAAGTTGCGTTGCCGAGTAAATTTCAATGCTTTGCGATTCACTCCTCAGATAGAGGAATTGGGTAGAAGAGTTATAAGGCTTCTGAGGCAAAGGGGTGCTTTCTTAGTCCTACATCTACGATATGAAATGGATATGCTAGCTTTCTCTGGATGTACTCAGGGTTGCAACGATGATGAGGTAGAAGAGTTGACAAGAATGAG ATATGCTTATCCTTGGTGGAAAGAAAAAGTGATAAACTCTGACCTGAAAAGGAAAGATGGTTTGTGCCCTCTTACTCCCGAGGAAACTGGTCTTATACTGAGGGCATTGGATGTTGATCGAGATATTCAGATTTATATTGCTGCTGGAGAAATATATGGTGGAGAAAGGAGGATGGCAAGTCTCAGGGCAGCATATCCAAATTTG GTCAGGAAAGAGACGTTGTTGGAATCTTCGGATCTTAGGTTTTTTCAGAACCACTCCTCTCAAATGGCTGCATTGGACTATCTGGTTTCTCTTCAAAGTGATATCTTTGTTCCTACTTACGATGGAAATATGGCAAAAGTTGTTGAAGGCCATCGCAG ATTCTTGGGGTTCAAGAAGACAATTCTATTGGACAGGAAGCTTTTAGTTGATTTGATAGACCAATACAATGATGGATTACTGGGGTGGGAGAAATTCTCTTCTTTAGTGAAAGAAGTTCATTTAAATCGAATGGGGAACCCAACTAAAAGAGTTGTGATTCCTGATAGACCCAAAGAAGAGGATTATTTCTATGCGAATCCAGAAGAGTGTTTTCAAAGTGTTGAACCATTGGATAGCATTTGA
- the LOC122070689 gene encoding uncharacterized protein At2g29880-like, with protein MASTSRANNEAAKWTQREQDYLLKLMVEQVKVGNKSSSTFNKGGWNNIKKGLEEKTNRPFTMVQLRNKMNKMRFDYSAFKKLLDTTGFGWNSMTRTCTVEDESANPNWSKFRRNGLRHWPELCIIFGDSYASGRGGFGNESDFRFEEESRGVDDDVDADVDVIPTTPLANTLPTGYYESQDLGTDRPRVNRRLDRTLQDIGRRVRQLVLNVPYIP; from the exons ATGGCATCTACTTCGAGAGCTAATAACGAGGCAGCAAAATGGACTCAAAGAGAACAAGATTATCTCCTGAAATTAATGGTTGAACAAGTGAAAGTTGGTAACAAGAGTTCCAGCACTTTCAATAAAGGTGGATGGAACAATATCAAGAAAGGGCTTGAGGAAAAAACTAATCGGCCATTTACGATGGTTCAATTAAGgaataagatgaataaaatgcGATTCGATTACAGCGCTTTCAAGAAACTACTGGATACTACAGGTTTTGGTTGGAATTCTATGACGAGGACCTGTAcagttgaagatgagagt GCAAATCCTAATTGGTCAAAGTTTAGGAGGAATGGGCTACGACATTGGCCTGAACTATGTATAATTTTTGGGGATTCATATGCTAGTGGGAGAGGAGGATTCGGGAATGAATCTGATTTCAGGTTTGAAGAGGAATCAAGaggtgttgatgatgatgtggatgcAGATGTAGATGTAATTCCAACTACTCCATTGGCTAATACCTTGCCAACAGGTTATTATGAAAGCCAAGATCTAGGAACTGATCGTCCTAGAGTCAATAGAAGACTTGATAGGACACTACAGGATATAGGAAGAAGAGTAAGACAACTAGTATTGAACGTGCCATACATACCCTAG